The region TTCTATTTTCCAAAAATAAAAACTTACAACCTAATTTTTTTCTATGCTCAAAAACTGCATCTAAATTTCTTCTTGCAGACATATAAATCAATATTTTATTACATAGTTTTTATGAAAGTATAATGCAGGAGTGTAATCATGAGTAAAAATGCGCAAGAATTTTTGAACAAGATAAGCAAGAATGAGCAGTTAAGAATGAAGGTACTTGATCTTTATCAAAAAGGCTTGAAAAAACAACTTGAAAAAATAGCTGCAGATAATGGCTGTCCCTGCACATTTGAAGAGCTTAAAGCTGTATATAAGGGGCCAAAAAATGAAGTCACCAAACTAGATGATAAACTTTTGAAGAGTACTTCAGGAGGAGCACCTAAACCTGGAGGAATGAACACTGATACTATATAATCAACTCGCTCATTCGTACGAGTCATTCCCGCTTGCGTGCATACAAATCTTGACTTTATAAGAGTATCGATTTTATAGTTACCCATCAAAATTAAAGGTAAAATTCATGATCGATATCAAAGCAATCCGCACCGACAAGGCCGCTATAGAAGCAAAACTACAAACTAAAATTCCAGAAATTACTTTAGAGCCTATCCTTTTATTGGATACAAGAGTTCGAGAAATAAAGACAGAAGTAGAAAATTTAAAAAGCGAGCGAAACTCCCTTTCCAAAATAATTGGGGATCTAAAGCGAGAAAAAAAAGATTGCACAGAGCTCATGAACAAAGTATCGAGTGCAGCTGACCAGATTACTGGGCTAGACCATGAGCTTACAAGAATTGAAGCAGAATTACATGATCTTCTTGCACGTCTTCCCAACATACCCATGGATGACATCAAAATTGCTCAAGATCCCAAAGATAATGTGTGTATCAAGGAATACAAAACCAAGAAAGAATTCTCTTTTGCATTCAAAAATCACGTAGAACTCAATGAACATTTAAATTTATTCGATTTTAAAAGAGGCGCTAAAATATCTGGTGCCGGTTGGCCCACCTACAAAGGTCTTGGAGCAAGATTAGAATGGGCTCTTTTAAATTATATGCTGGAAATCCATTTGAAGAATGGATTTGAGCAATGGATGATCCCTCTTCTAGTGCGCCCCAACATGATGTTTGGCTCTAGCATGCTTCCAAAATTTGCAAGCCAAATCTTTAAATTAGATGATGAAGACCATCCTCTCTACTTAATTCCAACAGCAGAGGTTGCTCTCAACGGCCTACATTATGATGAAATTTTAGAAGAAGATATACTTCCTCTAAAATATGTTGCTTATTCACCCTGTTTTAGACGGGAAGCAGGGGCCGCAGGCTCTCAAGAAAGGGGTCTTATTCGTACACATCAATTCAACAAAGTAGAAATGTTCTGCTTTTCCAAGCCAGAAGAGAGCATGCAAATCTTTGACCTCATGCTCAGTAGCGCCGAAGAAGTTCTACAAGGCCTAGACCTGCACTACAGAAACATGTTACTTGTAACTGGAGATATGTCCTTTCCATCTTCAAGAACAGTGGACATTGAAGTTTGGCTTCCTGGCCAGAATCGCTACTATGAAGTATCTTCTGTTAGCAACTGCACAGATTTTCAAGCAAGACGCTCACAAATTCGCTTTAAAAGGAAAGAGGGTGGAAAAGCAGAGCTTGTACATACACTCAATGGCTCTGGACTTGCAACGTCTCGCTTAATGGTTGCTCTACTCGAAAACAACCAAAACGAAGATGGCTCTGTAAACATACCAGAAGCCATACAAAAATACTTAGGCGGCATCAAGACATTATCATGATGCACCCTCAAGCAAAAGGCTCTTAGACAGGCTTGCTCTTAAAATAGACTGTAATTAAGGTTACGGTTTAACCTAATTGCTGGGATTCATAGCTTTGAAATAAAAAGTTAACTATACAAGAGGTTCAATGTGGATTTCCCACAGATCTCACCGGATAATTCGTTAAACTTTCCTGCTAATCTGTTGCATATACATTGACTCCTTCTGGGTAAGTATTGGACTTTGGATTCATACGCACCCTTGTCCTAGGAGCCCTCTGCCTCATATGCACTTTCTGTTCGTTAGGTCAACATTTTGTATACGGTTTTCTTCAGATTCCATCTCGCGATGGACACCCTTACCTTCTCTAACGGTCCTCCTTACCAGAGCCCGTAAAGGACTTGCACCTTCTAGTTTAACGACATACCGGTCGCACACATAAATCACCCTACGGGTGGATTTATGCAACAAGGTCTTTTTCTTCTAAATTTTCATCTTCTTTCTACTTTCTAAGGCGAACTACAAATAATAATTGTAGAAAAATGCTTAGCAATATGTTGCAGAATTTTATTATCATTTGAATAAATTTCAAAATAAGAAGTATCAAAAGCTCTAATTTCAAAATATGCTTCTGAAATATCTCTAAATCGCTTATCTTCAGTAAAAAAAATTTGATTCATTACTATATTTTGATCTCGAATAAATCCCAAAAAAACACCTGATAAAAATTGTTCTACGTTTTGAATTAACAATTTTAGGTCTTTTATATCACCTATTCTGTTAGGTATCGATGAATTTAAATAAGTTGGAAAAACGCTGTTTGTTGTAATGTCAGCCCCGTACCAAATAATGTTTTTATTGTCTTGATAAATTAAGTCTAAAATAGCAGATAATTGCTTTCCCGTACAAGAGATTCCAGATTCTCCTTTAATGCATGTTAAATAACGAGGTAAGTTCATTAGACCATTCTCCAATTTGGCACTGGTGTTGAATCACCCCTTATGAGGCTTCCTCCTGTGAAATTTGGTGTATACATATGTTGATGCGGGTTGGTATGGTCATTA is a window of Chlamydiales bacterium DNA encoding:
- the serS gene encoding serine--tRNA ligase, whose product is MIDIKAIRTDKAAIEAKLQTKIPEITLEPILLLDTRVREIKTEVENLKSERNSLSKIIGDLKREKKDCTELMNKVSSAADQITGLDHELTRIEAELHDLLARLPNIPMDDIKIAQDPKDNVCIKEYKTKKEFSFAFKNHVELNEHLNLFDFKRGAKISGAGWPTYKGLGARLEWALLNYMLEIHLKNGFEQWMIPLLVRPNMMFGSSMLPKFASQIFKLDDEDHPLYLIPTAEVALNGLHYDEILEEDILPLKYVAYSPCFRREAGAAGSQERGLIRTHQFNKVEMFCFSKPEESMQIFDLMLSSAEEVLQGLDLHYRNMLLVTGDMSFPSSRTVDIEVWLPGQNRYYEVSSVSNCTDFQARRSQIRFKRKEGGKAELVHTLNGSGLATSRLMVALLENNQNEDGSVNIPEAIQKYLGGIKTLS